One Silene latifolia isolate original U9 population chromosome 4, ASM4854445v1, whole genome shotgun sequence DNA segment encodes these proteins:
- the LOC141651917 gene encoding uncharacterized protein LOC141651917 gives MQGTDQKVNWYPLVWNRYNLPKWCFILWLKHHQRLLTLDRLQKIGITNQNICFMCGLEPETHIHLFVECAYATRCFQLLVDWLHLPVGNLSDLTLLLKVRSISLLSKKVIQAAEAGVIYGIWRNRNHCRIDGYVQLPEKLLQQVQMDCKRRLLGVYQGIMKSVDCHWCNALGLNG, from the coding sequence ATGCAGGGGACTGATCAGAAAGTTAACTGGTATCCTCTGGTTTGGAATAGGTATAATCTTCCCAAATGGTGCTTTATTTTGTGGCTCAAGCATCATCAGAGGTTACTCACTCTTGATAGGCTACAGAAAATAGGTATCACTAATCAGAATATTTGTTTTATGTGTGGTTTGGAACCTGAGACTCACATTCATCTGTTTGTTGAATGTGCTTATGCAACTAGATGTTTCCAACTCCTTGTAGACTGGTTGCATCTTCCAGTTGGAAACCTCAGTGATCTGACTTTGTTACTGAAAGTGCGAAGCATTTCTCTCCTGAGCAAGAAAGTTATTCAAGCTGCAGAGGCAGGGGTAATATATGGAATTTGGCGGAACAGAAATCATTGCAGGATTGATGGTTATGTACAGCTCCCTGAAAAGTTGCTGCAACAGGTCCAGATGGACTGCAAACGTAGATTGCTGGGTGTTTATCAAGGGATCATGAAGTCTGTAGATTGTCATTGGTGTAATGCTTTAGGCCTAAATGGTTAA